In one window of Nakamurella alba DNA:
- a CDS encoding DUF2252 domain-containing protein, producing MERASGHVVLAEADSESFASLRRRPTSRDDRYRMGRALRHKVSRSELGDWTPPVGRPDPVALIQESHEGRVDRLVPIRVGRMVASPYGFLRGTAVVMAEDVAHLPRTGITPVICGDSHLGNFGFYASPERDLVIDLNDFDEAHPGGWEWDLRRLVASIWVAGRQNGFTEEQCGAAVQSCVSAYRAEVRHLAEQPLLARSYERLDVTRMHESAREDSLRAEIDRAAARARTRTSDRALPRFTTRLGGSRKIVEEPPLITRLGDREAEALAVGLDEYLATLAPHWRRALGGYTLVDVAHKVVGVGSVGLRAYVALLEGSSPDDVVFLQLKQARRSVLAKYVHGDSAWHRHQGQRVAEYQQALQTVSDPLLGWTTVDGLDFYVRQFRNMKGTVALDSIDGAALTDYAGIVGHLLAKGHARTSGASMISGYVGSSDRLDRAMIRFGRAYADQTEADHARLVDAVRRGVLPVESGV from the coding sequence ATGGAGCGAGCGAGCGGGCACGTGGTGCTCGCGGAGGCCGACAGCGAATCCTTCGCCTCCCTCCGGCGGCGACCGACCTCTCGCGACGACCGGTACCGCATGGGACGCGCACTGCGGCACAAGGTGTCGCGCTCCGAGCTGGGCGACTGGACGCCGCCGGTCGGGCGGCCGGATCCGGTGGCGCTGATCCAGGAATCGCACGAAGGTCGGGTGGACCGGCTGGTGCCGATCCGGGTCGGCCGGATGGTCGCCTCCCCGTACGGGTTCCTCCGCGGGACCGCGGTGGTGATGGCCGAGGACGTCGCGCACCTGCCGCGGACCGGCATCACCCCGGTCATCTGCGGGGACAGCCATCTGGGCAACTTCGGCTTCTACGCCTCGCCGGAGCGGGACCTGGTCATCGACCTCAACGACTTCGACGAGGCCCACCCCGGTGGGTGGGAGTGGGATCTGCGCCGGCTGGTGGCCAGCATCTGGGTGGCGGGCCGGCAGAACGGGTTCACCGAGGAACAGTGCGGTGCGGCCGTGCAGTCGTGCGTGTCGGCCTACCGTGCGGAGGTCCGGCACCTGGCGGAGCAGCCGCTGCTCGCCCGGTCCTACGAACGCCTGGACGTGACGCGGATGCACGAGAGCGCGCGCGAGGACTCGCTGCGCGCCGAGATCGACCGGGCTGCGGCCCGCGCCCGCACCCGGACCAGTGACCGCGCGCTCCCCCGGTTCACCACCCGGCTCGGTGGTTCCCGCAAGATCGTCGAGGAGCCGCCGCTGATCACCCGGCTCGGCGACCGGGAGGCAGAGGCCCTCGCGGTCGGGCTGGACGAGTACCTGGCCACCCTGGCACCGCACTGGCGACGGGCCCTCGGCGGGTACACGCTGGTCGACGTCGCGCACAAGGTGGTGGGGGTCGGGTCCGTCGGCCTGCGGGCGTACGTGGCGCTGCTCGAGGGCAGCAGCCCGGACGACGTGGTGTTCCTGCAGCTCAAGCAGGCCCGGCGGTCGGTCCTGGCCAAGTACGTGCACGGTGATTCCGCGTGGCACCGGCACCAGGGGCAACGGGTGGCCGAGTACCAGCAGGCCCTGCAGACCGTCAGCGATCCGCTGCTGGGCTGGACGACCGTGGACGGCCTCGACTTCTACGTCCGGCAGTTCCGGAACATGAAAGGCACCGTCGCCCTCGACTCCATCGACGGGGCGGCGCTCACCGACTACGCCGGGATCGTCGGCCACCTCCTCGCCAAGGGTCACGCCCGGACCAGCGGGGCATCGATGATCTCCGGCTACGTCGGCTCCTCCGACCGCCTCGACCGGGCGATGATCCGGTTCGGCCGGGCCTACGCCGACCAGACCGAGGCCGACCACGCCCGCCTCGTCGACGCCGTGCGCCGGGGCGTGCTGCCGGTGGAGTCCGGGGTCTGA
- a CDS encoding cryptochrome/photolyase family protein yields the protein MAEHSSPTPRWLFGDQLGPHFDTRGRDVLLVESVHALGHKPFHRQKLHLTLSAIRHRAAELGDRATLLHAANYREALREFGRPVDVHAPTSRQADRFVRTLADESLVDRVDPAAGFSLSRNDFREWVGDRRTVRMEAFYRFQRERLGILMDGDRPVGGRWSLDEENREPPPKGAPTLDLPAPYRPREDDIDEGVREDLDRWTRDGIIDPIGNDGPRWFPVTRREALAALHRFVEHRLPHFGPHEDAMLAGDPVMAHSLLSVPMNLGLLDPLEVVAAVEDAYRAGRVELASAEGFVRQVIGWREYVWQLYWHFGPDYRHRNEHGATGPLPRWFARLDADAVQARCLSDVLAGVRDHGWVHHIPRLMVLGNWALQRGFRPSALSDWFRCAFVDGYEWVMPANVVGMSQHADGGAMATKPYLSGGAYIHRMSDYCGGCVYRPSERLGEKACPFTAGYWAALDRMSGDLAGNARMRRPLQNLRSLAGVEQVLAQERDRGAGPP from the coding sequence ATGGCCGAGCACAGCAGCCCCACCCCCCGCTGGCTCTTCGGCGACCAGCTCGGACCGCACTTCGACACCCGGGGTCGGGACGTCCTGCTGGTGGAGAGTGTGCACGCGCTGGGCCACAAGCCGTTCCACCGGCAGAAACTCCACCTGACCCTGTCCGCGATCCGGCACCGGGCCGCCGAACTCGGCGACCGGGCCACCCTGCTGCACGCCGCGAACTACCGGGAGGCGCTGCGCGAGTTCGGCCGGCCGGTCGACGTGCACGCCCCGACCTCCCGGCAGGCGGACCGTTTCGTCCGCACGCTGGCGGACGAGAGCCTGGTCGACCGCGTCGATCCGGCTGCCGGATTCAGCCTGTCCCGCAACGACTTCCGCGAGTGGGTCGGCGACCGGCGCACCGTCAGGATGGAGGCCTTCTACCGGTTCCAGCGGGAACGGCTGGGCATCCTGATGGACGGGGACCGGCCGGTCGGTGGCCGTTGGAGCCTGGACGAGGAGAACCGGGAGCCGCCGCCGAAGGGCGCACCGACTCTGGACCTCCCGGCGCCCTACCGGCCGCGGGAGGACGACATCGACGAAGGGGTCCGGGAGGACCTGGACCGGTGGACCCGGGACGGCATCATCGACCCGATCGGCAACGACGGACCACGGTGGTTCCCGGTGACCCGGCGGGAAGCCCTGGCCGCCCTGCACCGGTTCGTCGAGCACCGGCTGCCGCACTTCGGACCGCACGAGGACGCCATGTTGGCCGGTGACCCGGTGATGGCGCACAGCCTGCTGTCGGTGCCGATGAACCTCGGTCTGCTCGACCCGCTGGAGGTGGTCGCCGCCGTCGAGGACGCCTACCGGGCCGGTCGGGTGGAGCTGGCCTCGGCCGAGGGGTTCGTCCGTCAGGTCATCGGCTGGCGGGAGTACGTCTGGCAGCTGTACTGGCACTTCGGGCCCGACTACCGGCACCGCAACGAACACGGCGCGACCGGGCCGCTGCCGCGGTGGTTCGCCCGGCTGGACGCCGACGCGGTGCAGGCGCGCTGCCTGTCCGACGTGCTGGCCGGCGTCCGCGACCACGGTTGGGTGCACCACATCCCACGGCTCATGGTGCTCGGGAACTGGGCGCTGCAGCGGGGTTTCCGCCCGTCGGCGCTGTCCGACTGGTTCCGCTGCGCGTTCGTCGACGGCTACGAGTGGGTGATGCCGGCGAACGTGGTCGGGATGAGCCAGCACGCGGACGGCGGAGCGATGGCGACCAAGCCGTACCTGTCCGGCGGTGCGTACATCCACCGGATGAGCGACTACTGCGGTGGCTGCGTGTACCGGCCGTCGGAACGATTGGGCGAGAAGGCCTGTCCGTTCACCGCCGGCTACTGGGCGGCCCTGGACCGGATGTCCGGCGACCTGGCCGGCAATGCGCGGATGCGTCGGCCGTTGCAGAATCTACGCAGTCTCGCCGGGGTCGAGCAGGTGCTCGCCCAGGAACGGGACCGCGGCGCCGGACCGCCCTGA
- a CDS encoding nitroreductase family deazaflavin-dependent oxidoreductase, with protein MPLPRWVARANRVGLNKVVRRIAPRAPGFGLLVHRGRKSGKEFRTPVNVFRTGDGVRIALTYGSRSDWVRNVLAAGGCSIVMRGRTEDFTEPVLRTDPARGGMPLPVRTILRLTRVDEFLDLHRPA; from the coding sequence ATGCCGCTGCCACGCTGGGTGGCCCGGGCGAACCGGGTCGGGTTGAACAAGGTGGTCCGCCGGATCGCGCCCCGGGCACCGGGTTTCGGCCTGCTCGTGCACCGGGGCCGGAAGTCCGGGAAGGAGTTCCGCACCCCGGTCAACGTCTTCCGGACCGGCGACGGCGTGCGGATCGCCCTCACCTACGGCTCGCGCTCCGACTGGGTGCGGAACGTGCTGGCCGCCGGCGGCTGCTCGATCGTGATGCGCGGACGGACCGAGGACTTCACCGAGCCGGTGCTGCGCACCGATCCGGCGCGAGGTGGCATGCCGCTGCCGGTGCGCACGATCCTGCGGCTCACCCGGGTCGACGAGTTCCTGGATCTGCACCGGCCGGCCTGA
- the ligD gene encoding non-homologous end-joining DNA ligase, giving the protein MAAKSASPSTELTVGDRTVRLSNPDRVYFPARGETKLDLAHYYLSVADGIVRALRERPCMLHRFPTGISGEKVHQKRLPRGAPDWVETVRLYFPRWGRHADELCVTEPAAVIWAVQMSTVEFHPWNSRRADTERPDEWRIDLDPMPDCDFDRVRRVAGVVHEVLDELGMTGYPKTSGGKGLHVYVRIRPEWEFADVRRAALAFAREVERRAPDDVTTTWWRKDRDPAKLFVDYNQNARDHTIASAYSVRGNPEGTVSTPVHWHEIADLHPRDFTIATVPARFAELGDLHAGIDDIAFPLDPLLEWAERDERSGADTPPEADDLEK; this is encoded by the coding sequence ATGGCGGCGAAGAGCGCTTCACCCTCCACCGAGCTCACTGTGGGTGACCGTACGGTCCGGTTGTCCAATCCCGATCGCGTCTACTTCCCGGCCCGGGGCGAGACGAAGTTGGACCTCGCGCACTACTACCTGTCCGTTGCCGACGGCATCGTCCGCGCCCTGCGCGAACGACCGTGCATGCTGCACCGCTTCCCCACCGGGATCAGCGGCGAGAAGGTGCACCAGAAGCGGCTGCCGCGTGGTGCGCCGGACTGGGTGGAGACCGTGCGGCTGTACTTTCCGCGGTGGGGACGGCATGCCGACGAACTGTGCGTCACCGAGCCGGCCGCGGTGATCTGGGCCGTGCAGATGTCCACGGTCGAGTTCCACCCGTGGAACTCCCGCCGGGCGGACACCGAGCGGCCCGACGAGTGGCGCATCGACCTGGACCCGATGCCCGACTGCGACTTCGACCGGGTCCGACGGGTGGCCGGTGTGGTGCACGAGGTGCTCGACGAGCTGGGCATGACCGGCTATCCGAAGACGTCGGGCGGGAAGGGCCTGCACGTCTACGTGCGGATCCGGCCGGAGTGGGAGTTCGCCGACGTCCGGCGTGCTGCACTCGCCTTCGCCCGCGAGGTGGAGCGCCGGGCCCCCGACGACGTCACCACGACCTGGTGGCGCAAGGACCGGGATCCGGCGAAGCTCTTCGTCGACTACAACCAGAACGCCCGCGATCACACCATCGCCTCGGCGTACTCGGTCCGCGGCAACCCGGAGGGCACCGTGTCCACCCCGGTGCACTGGCACGAGATCGCCGACCTGCACCCGCGCGACTTCACCATCGCCACCGTGCCGGCCCGGTTCGCGGAGCTGGGTGATCTGCACGCAGGCATCGACGACATCGCGTTCCCACTGGACCCGCTGCTGGAGTGGGCCGAGCGGGACGAAAGGTCCGGCGCCGACACGCCGCCCGAGGCCGACGATCTCGAGAAATGA
- a CDS encoding transglycosylase SLT domain-containing protein, with the protein MVLLLFGTTVTMAVTPAATADASTIASFRTVMTAGQKLASGRTITLASGQVSMVMSTSGELRIFAQKTLIWQTPTGGNAGAYATMRADGSFAVLAAGGTTLWSTPTAGRAGAYLSLGQNAVLAVRAAGSGYALWNSGATNSTLFRGTILQPGWMLFTKDGRVRLLMQSDGNLVIHRDGTLIWSSGTGGNPGAQAAVRVDGNLVVARAGKTLWQSATKNTTARATLQPDGYFVVYDSLQTPLWWKDKGVHARLCNTTAADPAGTTLTRWRPVIRCVLAAQGRTWLDSVTDVETIIRYESSGRPDAINLWDSNAQAGHPSKGLMQVIQPTFDRWRSTALSTDLFNPSANIFAGVNYAVNRYGSVHNVPGLVSLRAGGPYKGY; encoded by the coding sequence GTGGTGCTCCTGCTGTTCGGCACCACCGTCACGATGGCCGTCACCCCGGCGGCGACCGCCGATGCGAGCACCATCGCCAGCTTCCGCACCGTGATGACCGCGGGGCAGAAGCTCGCGTCCGGCCGCACCATCACCCTGGCCAGCGGCCAGGTCAGCATGGTCATGTCGACCTCCGGCGAGCTGCGGATCTTCGCCCAGAAGACGCTCATCTGGCAGACGCCGACGGGCGGGAACGCCGGCGCCTACGCCACCATGCGGGCCGACGGGAGCTTCGCCGTCCTGGCTGCGGGTGGCACCACCCTGTGGTCCACGCCCACCGCCGGCCGTGCCGGCGCCTACCTGAGCCTCGGCCAGAACGCCGTGCTCGCCGTCCGTGCCGCCGGGTCCGGCTACGCGCTCTGGAACAGCGGCGCCACCAACTCGACACTGTTCCGTGGGACGATCCTGCAGCCCGGCTGGATGCTGTTCACCAAGGACGGCCGGGTCCGGCTTCTGATGCAGAGCGACGGCAACCTGGTGATCCATCGCGACGGGACGCTCATCTGGAGCTCCGGCACCGGTGGCAACCCGGGCGCCCAGGCCGCGGTCCGGGTGGACGGCAACCTGGTCGTCGCCCGCGCCGGGAAGACCCTCTGGCAGTCGGCGACCAAGAACACCACCGCCCGGGCGACGTTGCAGCCCGACGGCTACTTCGTCGTCTACGACTCGCTGCAGACCCCGCTGTGGTGGAAGGACAAGGGCGTACACGCCCGCCTCTGCAACACCACCGCGGCCGATCCGGCCGGCACCACCCTCACCCGCTGGCGACCGGTCATCCGCTGCGTGCTCGCGGCCCAGGGTCGCACCTGGCTGGACAGCGTCACCGACGTCGAGACGATCATCCGGTACGAGTCCTCCGGCCGGCCGGACGCCATCAACCTCTGGGACTCCAACGCCCAGGCCGGCCACCCGTCGAAGGGCCTGATGCAGGTCATCCAGCCGACCTTCGACCGCTGGCGGTCGACCGCGCTGTCCACCGACCTGTTCAACCCGTCGGCCAACATCTTCGCCGGGGTCAACTACGCCGTGAATCGCTACGGCTCCGTGCACAACGTGCCCGGTCTGGTCTCGCTACGGGCAGGCGGCCCCTACAAGGGCTACTGA
- a CDS encoding DUF3072 domain-containing protein: MADQQTPDTNPEKDPSEWVTGDEPMTGAQDSYLHTLAQEAQVEVPEDLNKADASRMIDDLQEQTGRGR, from the coding sequence ATGGCGGACCAGCAGACGCCCGACACCAACCCCGAGAAGGACCCGTCGGAGTGGGTCACCGGGGACGAACCGATGACCGGTGCCCAGGACTCCTACCTGCACACGCTGGCCCAGGAGGCGCAGGTCGAGGTGCCGGAGGACCTGAACAAGGCGGACGCCAGCCGGATGATCGACGATCTGCAGGAGCAGACCGGCCGCGGTCGCTGA
- a CDS encoding GAF domain-containing protein — MPSGADEVRALRDAHDRFLQSGSVGGRVRDLVADSWRRSARAGVDVEYGDLPILAGDELRDYRESHVLSHVFPLLHDVLGRAAIECDSVLAVGDEMGRLLWVSGTPTLLARAERVAFMEGAVWNESAAGTNAPGTALLLDAPVQITSAEHFRRPVQAWSCAAAPIHDPVTQRILGIVDVTGGEAIGTPQTLAMVRAAARMAEAELGRLGLAAGSGLWRPAPMTVHALGLPECQVTIDGRRVRLSPRHSEILVILADHPDGLSGDQLGIALYEEDVAASTMRAELTRLRAVLGEDVMQSRPYRLSRDVSFDWRTVSADLDAGRVREALRDYRGPLLPQSDAPGVVERRDRLAGRLRAALLASRDADLMAAWTRSRWGADDLDMWQAQLRALPVGSPLHAVAAHEVSRLDSLYGAPDLRVAPRRPTR; from the coding sequence ATGCCCAGCGGCGCGGACGAGGTCCGCGCTCTCCGTGACGCCCACGACCGGTTCCTCCAGTCGGGGTCGGTCGGGGGCCGCGTCCGCGACCTCGTCGCGGACTCGTGGCGGCGCAGCGCCCGGGCCGGGGTCGATGTGGAGTACGGCGACCTGCCGATCCTGGCCGGCGACGAGCTGCGGGACTACCGCGAGTCCCATGTGCTCTCCCACGTGTTCCCGCTCCTGCACGACGTGCTGGGCCGTGCCGCCATCGAGTGCGACAGCGTGCTCGCGGTCGGCGACGAGATGGGACGGCTGCTCTGGGTGAGCGGGACACCGACCCTGCTCGCCCGGGCGGAACGCGTCGCCTTCATGGAGGGCGCCGTGTGGAACGAGTCGGCGGCCGGCACCAACGCTCCTGGCACCGCCCTGCTACTCGACGCCCCGGTGCAGATCACCTCCGCCGAGCACTTCCGCCGCCCTGTGCAGGCATGGAGCTGCGCCGCCGCGCCGATCCACGACCCGGTGACCCAGCGCATCCTCGGCATCGTCGACGTCACCGGCGGGGAGGCGATCGGCACCCCGCAGACCCTGGCGATGGTGCGGGCCGCCGCCCGGATGGCCGAGGCAGAGTTGGGCCGACTCGGCCTGGCGGCCGGATCCGGGCTGTGGCGGCCCGCGCCGATGACGGTGCACGCGCTCGGCCTGCCCGAGTGCCAGGTCACCATCGACGGCCGCCGGGTGCGACTGAGCCCGCGGCACAGCGAGATCCTGGTCATCCTCGCCGACCACCCGGACGGGCTGTCCGGCGACCAGCTCGGGATCGCGCTGTACGAAGAGGATGTCGCCGCATCGACCATGCGGGCCGAGCTCACCCGGCTGCGTGCGGTGCTGGGCGAGGACGTCATGCAGTCGCGGCCGTACCGACTGAGCCGCGACGTGAGTTTCGACTGGCGGACGGTGAGCGCCGACCTGGACGCCGGGCGGGTGCGGGAGGCGCTGCGGGACTACCGCGGGCCGCTGCTCCCGCAGTCCGACGCGCCGGGGGTGGTGGAGCGGCGGGACCGGTTGGCCGGTCGGCTGCGGGCCGCCCTGCTCGCCTCCCGCGATGCCGACCTGATGGCAGCCTGGACCCGGTCCCGTTGGGGTGCCGACGATCTCGACATGTGGCAGGCGCAACTGCGGGCGCTGCCGGTGGGCAGCCCGTTGCACGCGGTCGCCGCCCACGAGGTCAGCCGGCTCGACTCCCTCTACGGCGCACCGGATCTGCGGGTGGCCCCGCGCCGCCCGACGCGCTGA
- the adh gene encoding aldehyde dehydrogenase, with protein sequence MTTFPAPGTEGSTVTVAPRYDNYIGGEWVPPAGGKYFENPSPVNGKVFTEVARSTSDDIEAALDAAHGARRAWGRTSVAERAVILNKIADRIEQNLQDLAIAETWDNGKPVRETLAADMPLAIDHFRYFAGAIRAQQGSISEIDPDTIAYHFHEPLGVVGQIIPWNFPILMAVWKLAPALAAGNCVVLKPAEQTPWSILKLVELIADLLPPGVLNVVNGFGVEAGKPLASSRRIAKIAFTGETTTGRLIMQYASQNLIPVTLELGGKSPNIFFANVAAAKDDFYDKALEGFTMFALNQGEVCTCPSRALIESSIYDGFLADAVTRTEAIKQGNPLDTDTMIGAQASNDQLEKILSYIDIGKQEGAQLLTGGRRAELDGDLAGGYYVTPTIFAGENNMRIFQEEIFGPVVSVARFSDEADALKIANETLYGLGAGVWSRDGAQAFRAGREIEAGRVWTNCYHQYPAHAAFGGYKQSGVGRENHLMMLDHYQQTKNLLVSYSPNALGFF encoded by the coding sequence ATGACCACCTTCCCCGCACCCGGCACCGAGGGCAGCACCGTCACGGTGGCGCCCCGCTACGACAACTACATCGGCGGCGAGTGGGTCCCGCCCGCCGGCGGCAAGTACTTCGAGAACCCTTCCCCGGTCAACGGAAAGGTGTTCACCGAGGTCGCCCGCAGTACGTCCGACGACATCGAGGCGGCCCTGGACGCCGCCCACGGTGCGCGTAGGGCATGGGGCCGCACCAGTGTCGCCGAGCGCGCGGTGATCCTGAACAAGATCGCCGACCGCATCGAGCAGAACCTGCAGGACCTCGCCATCGCCGAGACCTGGGACAACGGCAAGCCGGTCCGGGAGACGCTGGCCGCCGACATGCCCCTGGCCATCGATCATTTCCGCTACTTCGCGGGAGCGATCCGGGCGCAGCAGGGCAGCATCTCGGAGATCGACCCGGACACCATCGCCTACCACTTCCACGAGCCGCTGGGTGTGGTCGGGCAGATCATCCCCTGGAACTTCCCGATCCTGATGGCGGTCTGGAAGCTGGCGCCGGCGCTGGCCGCGGGCAACTGCGTCGTCCTCAAACCCGCCGAGCAGACCCCGTGGTCGATCCTCAAGCTGGTCGAGCTGATCGCCGACCTGCTGCCGCCGGGCGTGCTCAACGTGGTGAACGGCTTCGGGGTGGAGGCCGGCAAGCCGCTCGCCTCGTCCCGCCGGATCGCCAAGATCGCGTTCACCGGTGAGACCACCACCGGCCGGCTGATCATGCAGTACGCCTCGCAGAACCTGATCCCGGTGACCCTGGAACTGGGTGGCAAGAGCCCGAACATCTTCTTCGCCAACGTGGCTGCCGCCAAGGACGACTTCTACGACAAGGCGCTCGAGGGTTTCACCATGTTCGCCCTCAACCAGGGCGAGGTCTGCACCTGCCCGTCCCGCGCGCTCATCGAGAGTTCCATCTACGACGGTTTCCTCGCCGATGCGGTGACCCGGACCGAGGCGATCAAGCAGGGCAACCCGCTGGACACCGACACGATGATCGGCGCCCAGGCCTCCAACGACCAGCTGGAGAAGATCCTGTCCTACATCGACATCGGCAAGCAGGAGGGCGCGCAACTGCTCACCGGCGGCCGCCGGGCCGAGCTGGACGGCGACCTCGCCGGCGGCTACTACGTCACCCCCACCATCTTCGCCGGCGAGAACAACATGCGGATCTTCCAGGAGGAGATCTTCGGCCCGGTGGTGTCGGTGGCGCGGTTCAGCGATGAGGCCGATGCGCTGAAGATCGCCAACGAGACCCTGTACGGCCTGGGCGCCGGTGTCTGGTCCCGGGACGGGGCACAGGCCTTCCGCGCCGGCCGGGAGATCGAGGCCGGGCGGGTGTGGACCAACTGCTACCACCAGTACCCGGCGCACGCCGCGTTCGGCGGCTACAAGCAGTCGGGCGTGGGCCGTGAGAACCACCTGATGATGCTGGACCACTACCAGCAGACGAAGAACCTGCTGGTCAGCTACTCGCCCAACGCCCTGGGCTTCTTCTAG
- a CDS encoding DUF779 domain-containing protein: MAFVSRVDVTEEAADLLRRLTGQHGPLMFHQSGGCCDGSAPMCYPDGEFLTGDGDVFLGDLEVGLERAVPVWMSAFQYEYWKHTHLTIDVVPGRGSGFSVEAPEGVRFLIRSRLLTDEEYALEQQD, encoded by the coding sequence ATGGCATTCGTGTCCCGGGTGGACGTGACCGAGGAGGCGGCGGACCTGCTCCGCCGCCTCACCGGGCAGCACGGTCCGTTGATGTTCCACCAGTCCGGCGGTTGCTGTGACGGGTCGGCGCCGATGTGCTACCCGGACGGGGAGTTCCTCACCGGGGACGGCGACGTCTTCCTCGGTGACCTGGAGGTCGGACTGGAACGTGCTGTGCCGGTGTGGATGTCGGCGTTCCAGTACGAGTACTGGAAGCACACCCACCTGACCATCGACGTGGTTCCCGGCCGGGGGAGCGGGTTCTCGGTCGAGGCACCGGAGGGAGTCCGCTTCCTCATCCGCTCCAGACTGCTCACCGACGAGGAGTACGCACTGGAGCAGCAGGACTGA
- a CDS encoding MFS transporter, which translates to MSTAGQPVSRSRWLALSAMLFAVAMTFIDQTIVAIAAPDLSGELGLSRGGSQWVINAYLVALAAGFAFFGRLADVVGSKRMVLIGIIGFAATSALCGATPTGDLASAWIITFRALQGLSAAVMFPAALAVVVASFPVQERGKALAIFFGVSGGLTAIGPIAGGYLTQWTWRSIFWINIPVAVVAVVLTVMAGISSHGRKEPIDVPGAVLIAAGMAFSVLGLEQAGTWGWGDWRTIACIVGGLVLLAWFVAVERRTEHPLIKLRIFNDRAFAVDNAVLFFSMIAFVPVFFFASVYAQVALGYDANNAGLYLLCFFGGFAPAAQVAGRMLDSRGAKPCLLIGGVLGTAGFAIWASMLTDLSLGSQWWAIVLSGAGIGFILGPASTDAVNRAIGASYGEVTGISQTLRNYGSALGMAVLGTLLSQVFTSRLTSTLIGAGVPADQAATIAGESASQGAGGSAGASGSIPQALQQAVAMDFAVATRAVIIGMAVVLAISFLLAFLHPGGRVTEESTSPAAPVPENA; encoded by the coding sequence ATGAGCACTGCGGGGCAACCGGTGTCGAGGAGCCGCTGGCTGGCGCTGTCCGCGATGCTGTTCGCGGTGGCGATGACGTTCATCGACCAGACGATCGTGGCGATCGCCGCCCCGGACCTGTCCGGCGAGCTCGGCCTGTCCCGCGGCGGCTCGCAGTGGGTGATCAACGCCTACCTGGTCGCGCTGGCCGCCGGGTTCGCCTTCTTCGGCCGACTGGCCGACGTGGTCGGGTCCAAGCGGATGGTGCTGATCGGGATCATCGGCTTCGCGGCCACGTCCGCGCTGTGCGGGGCCACCCCGACCGGCGACCTGGCCTCCGCCTGGATCATCACCTTCCGTGCGCTGCAGGGACTCTCGGCCGCGGTCATGTTCCCCGCCGCGCTGGCGGTGGTGGTCGCGTCATTCCCGGTGCAGGAACGCGGCAAGGCGCTGGCGATCTTCTTCGGTGTCTCCGGCGGACTGACCGCGATCGGTCCCATCGCCGGTGGCTACCTGACCCAGTGGACCTGGCGGTCGATCTTCTGGATCAACATCCCGGTGGCCGTGGTGGCGGTCGTGCTCACCGTGATGGCCGGGATCTCCTCGCACGGCCGCAAGGAACCGATCGACGTGCCGGGGGCCGTGCTGATCGCGGCCGGCATGGCGTTCTCCGTCCTCGGGCTGGAGCAGGCGGGCACGTGGGGGTGGGGCGACTGGCGCACCATCGCCTGCATCGTCGGCGGTCTGGTGCTGCTGGCGTGGTTCGTCGCGGTGGAACGGCGGACCGAGCATCCGCTGATCAAGCTGCGGATCTTCAACGACCGGGCCTTCGCGGTGGACAACGCGGTGCTGTTCTTCTCGATGATCGCGTTCGTGCCGGTGTTCTTCTTCGCCAGCGTCTACGCGCAGGTGGCCCTCGGCTACGACGCCAACAACGCCGGGCTGTACCTGCTGTGTTTCTTCGGCGGGTTCGCTCCGGCCGCCCAGGTGGCGGGCCGCATGCTCGACTCCCGCGGCGCCAAGCCGTGTCTGCTGATCGGCGGCGTGCTGGGCACGGCCGGGTTCGCGATCTGGGCGTCGATGCTCACCGATCTCAGCCTGGGCTCCCAGTGGTGGGCGATCGTGCTGTCCGGCGCCGGCATCGGTTTCATCCTCGGCCCGGCCTCCACCGACGCGGTGAACCGGGCGATCGGCGCCTCCTACGGCGAGGTCACCGGCATCTCGCAGACCCTGCGCAACTACGGGTCCGCACTGGGCATGGCCGTGCTGGGCACGCTGCTGTCCCAGGTCTTCACCAGTCGGCTCACCAGCACGCTGATCGGTGCCGGGGTGCCCGCCGACCAGGCTGCGACGATCGCCGGCGAGTCCGCCTCGCAGGGGGCAGGTGGCAGCGCGGGCGCGTCGGGCAGCATCCCGCAGGCACTGCAGCAGGCCGTCGCCATGGACTTCGCGGTGGCCACCCGCGCCGTCATCATCGGAATGGCCGTGGTGCTGGCGATCTCGTTCCTGCTCGCCTTCCTGCACCCGGGCGGCCGGGTGACCGAGGAGTCGACCTCACCGGCTGCGCCGGTTCCAGAGAACGCCTGA